The region CAGTATAGCACTACACTCTTTCATCAACGCCACAGTTTCAAAGTCctccatcttcctcttcttggacaaGATGTCCTTCATGTACTTGACATAGCTCGACATTTGCTCTAAGGCCTCCGCAAATGGAATGTTAATGTGCAGTTTCTTGAATACTTCCAGGAATTTAGTAAACTGCTTGTCCATGTTGTTCTTACGGAGCCTTTGGGGATAGGGAATATTTCTGTGATGCTCAATACTAATTGGTGGCGAAGCTTCTTTTTTTGGTATACCTTCAGTAGCCTTCTTCTCACTGTGCTTCTTTTCCTCTTGTGTTGGTGCATGTTGATCCTGACCCACTTCTTCAACTGGCTGCTTCTCACTTGGTCCCTCATAATTCTTCCCACTTCTTAACGTGATTGCCTTGCAATTATCTTTTGGATTGACTTCAGTGGTGCTAGGAAAGTTACCTTGGGCACAATTAGCCATGAGAGTAGCCAATTGTCCCATTTGGGTCTCCAGATTTCTAATAGAAGACTGAGTTTCAGCCATGAATTGGTTTAGCACATCTGACTGAGCATTAGAATTTCCACCAAAATTTTGTTGTTATTGATGATGAGTGGGTGGTTGAGGTTGTTGCTGCGGCCTAAATCTCGGCTGAAAGAACCCCTGTGGCTGTTGTTGGGATGACTGTTGTTGGTTTGAAGATTGGCCTTGCTGATCATTCTTCCAAGAAAAATTGGGATGATTCCTCCACCCTTGGTTGAAGGAATTGGAATAAGGGTTATTGTTGCTCTGTCGAGAAAAATTCCCAATAGTTTGAGCTTGCTCCATAGGCATGTTGTTTACATCATCATACTGACACTGTTCATAAGCATGAGGGCCCCCACATACTTCACACAGAGTCTGGGCCTTTTGCACTGGAGCTGTTATTATATTGCCTTGCAATTGCTTAGTCAAGGCCTCAACTTGAGCAGTCAACTTCGAAATTGCATCCACTTCATACATACCGGCCACTTTCCTTGAAGAGCTTCTTTCACTTGGCCACTGCTGattattcatggccatttccTCCAACAAGTCATATGCCTCATTGGCGCTCTTTCTCATAAACGCACCACTAGCTGCTGCATCAATGAGTGTGCAAGTAGTACCacacaacccattataaaaattatggactagctTCCATTTCTCTATTCCGTGATGCGGGCACTTTCTTATCAAATctttgaatctctcccaagcttcacaaAGAGCCTCATTATCCAACTGATGaaaattattaatctctcctctTAACTTAGTTGCTTTAGCTGGAGGGAAGAACTTGGAGAGGAACTTCATCGCTAGATCATCCCATGTATTGATTGAGTTAGGTGGCAAAGAtaccaaccaactcttagctcgctccctcagagaaaatgggaataatctaagTCTGATAGCATCATCACTAACTCCATTCATCTTAAATGTCTGACAGAGCTCCATGAAGTTAGAGAGATGCATGTTTGGGTCTTCAGTGGGTAGTCCCCCAAACTGGACTGTGGATTGAACCATCTGAAGTATGGCTGGCTTtatctcaaaattgtttgcaTCTACGGCAGATGGTCTTGTACAAGATTGGACCCCGGTCATTGTTGGCAACACATAGTCCCTCAGGCTACGGTCGGGTGGATTCTGACCATTAGCCTGGTCTTCTACGACACCCCCATTATTACTGTTGTTGGCCATAACTTCCTCTTGCTCAATCCTTTGTCCAACTCTTTCCAACCTTTTGTTTCTTCTATTTTGCCGAAAAGTCTTCTCTATCTCAAGATCAACAGGCACTCTTGCAGCTTGTCCTTGACGTCGCATAAACCAATGGTACCTGAGATGAGATAAGAAGAGTTGGACACAAACAAGTTAGCAAAAAGTGAAAAGAAGACCAAATTAGAATTTAATCCAATTAACGTAATATCAACTAAAAAATTTCCCGGCAACAACGCCAAAACCTTGTTGCAGATTTTattacacgcaagtgcacgtatcatacaagtggtaactcacacaggtgaggtcgaactcaagggaattgcagctaagtactaaccaaattggatttatatttctatttggcaacaataaaatttggtgttaaaataataatgcagaaaacacaacaagcaaaacaacaaataaaaagggtttaacaatggatgttgtaacgccctggctaccccagaacagttacggtgaacggtggaccggaaatttgactcactacccgagtcctttggtcaaaaaagtgctctaagtgtaattaacaggttaaggcataaaaccaataaaaaggaaatggagattttcattacaaactgctctgtagagctaaacaaaacatttacaagtggttctcagtacaaaatggtcattactgttttaaatttacaatcccgccgacctaagtggcaaaaaagagagggtaaaccccctagttcctctgagaactacttggccgtggtggtcaagcggccgcatatgtacacatcaccacatcagctctccacttaaggctaggtgagcttttctttccctttacctgcaccacatagcacccatgagccaaggcccagcaagaaaacataacacttttcaataacattatcaaatgattatcattataatcacaccgagcataaagctttcaaaaaaATAGGTGAACaccacatgattcaagagggagagtggctgctaggtaagccactagcctccaagtgcttatttcattcatcaaccctcggggtcggtctggaattaatgctctttgagccattcaatgctaatagtcgattagatctaatctctgttggcttgcgtgatccacgctatggtcgttctgactaatgagtcagcgctaggtgaccagtgtccagtatcactgccgaacctgactaataagtcacatcttcacagttaatactctcacctttgccaattttgactgatgagtcagtgcaacgtgaccagtgcccagtaccactgccgaacctgactaatgagtcacaacttcacagttgatactagcacctttgccaaacctgactaataagtcagtaccatgcacaagtgagcaacatatggccaacattctatattcaatccatgtccatattacacaaccaacatgcctcacgagtatccatgcatgtcacactttggggtgcagttttcttacctctggttcaagcaagAATGGAtacaagaacaaccctgagaacgatcaaccttttggtcctttagcagttacctggtcataaccaattatgggattccatcaataaaatgaacaataaaaggttcccaaaccaaaacctaacctccgggacatcaaacactactcaaccgggtagtaggttcaaccccgaggccttaggcttgcatcctcgagccaaaaagccatttctggccaaaaagccactaagggccgcaaccctccctggccatgccgcaattgggtaatcaaagcaattgggtaatcaaagccatttcttcccttgcgttttctcttggaaccaacccttcaaacccagtttaaacaccacccaaacctccaatacaatccctaaacttgttctatatcacacccttagcaaaacccaagacaaaccccaattagaacttccattaattccaacaatcctccataaaaacacaagctgaaatctAACACTAAAACTGAGTATAATCAGAAAatcaatggataaaactcacctcaaaccagctttgaaccctctccaatggctgaaccaagtctacaacctcaacctttaagttccttagcttaattccacaccttgagctcaaaactccaaagaggaaagagagagagatggacgtacgggaaggatgaagaaaactctgtttttggttctgtttttacaGCCATCTAAAACCGTATATATATCCAAATtccaaatgaccaatatacccctaggtcttttaaagcttctaaaaccacttcaagggtaattttggcactttccaccTACACTGTTAATCATagttaacgcttcccaattctcgctaatccgatttcaattgctttgattacccaattgttaaattaggaatatgatttcaattgctttgattacccaattgttaatACTAGTC is a window of Humulus lupulus chromosome 4, drHumLupu1.1, whole genome shotgun sequence DNA encoding:
- the LOC133832965 gene encoding uncharacterized protein LOC133832965, with translation MAETQSSIRNLETQMGQLATLMANCAQGNFPSTTEVNPKDNCKAITLRSGKNYEGPSEKQPVEEVGQDQHAPTQEEKKHSEKKATEGIPKKEASPPISIEHHRNIPYPQRLRKNNMDKQFTKFLEVFKKLHINIPFAEALEQMSSYVKYMKDILSKKRKMEDFETVALMKECSAILQKKLPPKLRDPGSFTIPCTIGRIEGINSLCDLGASINLMPLSVFKRLQLGEAKPTTVTLQLADRSLAHPRGVIEDVLVKVDKFIFPADFIVLDMEEDSNVPIILGRPFLETGQALIDVQKGELKLRVQGEEVVFNVLKAMTYPEASDN